In uncultured Bacteroides sp., the DNA window AGCCACAGCCGCAGCCATCACACTGTTACTATTATAAACACCTTCACTCAGGTTAACGGTTTTGTTGGCCGGATTGTAGTGATCGGTAAGCATACCGGGAGTGTTTGTTACCTGCACGTCATAGATACCGCTATCTTGTAGCATCTTCATTGCCACATCCCTACCGGTCATACCCGAAGACAAAGCTATTTTCGAATACTTCTTAAACTTCCTTTTCAGATTCAGCTGCACCAGATAACTCACCAGAGCAACGCCGATAAACAATAGCCATGGACTAGATATCATCATATTCTTTTTCCTTTTTAATAACTACTACAAACAATAGAACAAATAGTTTGCCAAAAATATAAAAAAAAGAAGAGACTAACTTTAAGTCTCTTCTTTTTTAGCAAGAATTATTATATCATCACTCTTCTGTGTATCGCTCAATGGTCTGTTCCCTGTCCGGACCAACAGAAACAATCTTAACCGGTACGCCTAGTTGTTCTTCCAAGAAAGAGACATAGGCATTAAATTCTTCCGGAAATTCGTCTTCGCTTTGCATCTTAGTCATATCGGTTTCCCATCCGGGCAACTCTACATAAACAGGTTCTACATCATCGTTGATATCATACGGGAAATAATCAATTTCTTCCCCGTCAACTTTATAAGCCACACAGGCTTTTATAGATTCGAACATATCGAGCACATCACTCTTCATCATGATTAGTTTCGTCACACCATTTATCATGATAGAATATTTGAGCGCCACAATATCTATCCACCCGCAACGGCGTTTACGTCCGGTAACCGAACCAAACTCGTGCCCTAGCGTACAAATCTGATCACCAGTCTTATCAAATAATTCCGTAGGAAAAGGACCTGCACCCACACGCGTACAGTAAGCTTTGAAAATGCCATATACTTCGCCTATTTTGTTAGGCGCAATTCCCAGTCCGGTACAAGCGCCGGCACATACGGTGTTAGAGGAAGTAACAAAGGGATAAGAACCGAAATCTATATCAAGCATTGTACCTTGCGCGCCCTCGCAGAGTATACTCTTATCGGCACTTAGCAAACGATTAATTTCATGTTCGCTATCTACGAAATGAAACTGCTTGAGGTATTCAATGCCTTCAAACCAGGCTTGCTCCAGCTCCGTAAGGTCATATTTATAACCCAAGCCTTTAAGTATTAGCTCGTGCTTTGCTTTTGCTTCCGTATACTTCTGTTCAAAATCGCCCAGAATATCTCCTACGCGAACGCCGTTCCTACTCACCTTATCCGTATAAGTAGGACCGATTCCTTTACCGGTAGTGCCCACTTTCGATTCTCCCTTGGCGGCTTCGTAGGCCAAGTCAAGTATACGATGTGTTGGCAGAATGAGATGTGCTTTCTTTGAAATATGAAGTCTTTCTTTCAGCTTATGACCGGATGCTTCCAGAGCTTCAGCCTCTGCTTTGAACAGGGCCGGATCGAGTACTACACCATTACCGATAATATTTACTTTATCTCCCTGAAATATACCCGAAGGAATGGAGCGAAGTACATACTTCTGACCTTCAAACTCAAGCGTATGTCCAGCATTCGGACCACCCTGAAAACGGGCTACCACGTCATATCTTGGAGTTAAAACATCGACAACTTTTCCTTTTCCTTCGTCGCCCCATTGCAAACCTAATAGAACATCTACTTTCATTTTTCTTTCTTATTGTTATTATTTACTTTCTTTCTTTTATTAGCTCTGTCACACTTAGCGCATAATCCATATATATATAAGGAGTAATGAGACAATTGGAATCTGTTTAGTCTGGTAGTCTCTATGGCATTCTGCAACACATCGTTTTTTAGTTCGGTTACCCTGCCGCATTGAGTGCATATCAAATGATGATGAGTTTCTCTGTTATATGATTTTTCGTACTGGGAAGAGTTACCGAATTGGTGTTTTATAACCAGGCGGGCATTGATAAGCAAAATAATAGTATTGTAAAGTGTGGCGCGGCTAACCCGGAAGTTCTCCTGATTCATCATTTGAGAATAGAGAGAGTCTATATCAAAATGCCCGTCTATAGAGTATATGGTATCGAGTATGGCATAGCGTTCGGGAGTCTTGCGATGCCCGTTTGCATTAAGATATTCAGTAAATATCTGCCTAACTGTCTCTTTCACATTCTGAATCTCCATATCGGCAAAAAAATTAGCGCCAACAAAGTTAATCGTTTTTTATAAAAAATAAATGATAAGAAGAAGTTTTTTATAAATTCCCGACTACTTCATTAACCATCTTATACAATACTTGTTCTCTTTCATTTTCGGAAGAAACAAAGCCT includes these proteins:
- a CDS encoding transcriptional repressor — encoded protein: MEIQNVKETVRQIFTEYLNANGHRKTPERYAILDTIYSIDGHFDIDSLYSQMMNQENFRVSRATLYNTIILLINARLVIKHQFGNSSQYEKSYNRETHHHLICTQCGRVTELKNDVLQNAIETTRLNRFQLSHYSLYIYGLCAKCDRANKRKKVNNNNKKEK
- a CDS encoding adenylosuccinate synthase; protein product: MKVDVLLGLQWGDEGKGKVVDVLTPRYDVVARFQGGPNAGHTLEFEGQKYVLRSIPSGIFQGDKVNIIGNGVVLDPALFKAEAEALEASGHKLKERLHISKKAHLILPTHRILDLAYEAAKGESKVGTTGKGIGPTYTDKVSRNGVRVGDILGDFEQKYTEAKAKHELILKGLGYKYDLTELEQAWFEGIEYLKQFHFVDSEHEINRLLSADKSILCEGAQGTMLDIDFGSYPFVTSSNTVCAGACTGLGIAPNKIGEVYGIFKAYCTRVGAGPFPTELFDKTGDQICTLGHEFGSVTGRKRRCGWIDIVALKYSIMINGVTKLIMMKSDVLDMFESIKACVAYKVDGEEIDYFPYDINDDVEPVYVELPGWETDMTKMQSEDEFPEEFNAYVSFLEEQLGVPVKIVSVGPDREQTIERYTEE